A single genomic interval of Syntrophaceae bacterium harbors:
- a CDS encoding dihydropteroate synthase, with protein MAKGQRKFLDILERRPLILDGATGTELQKRGMPPGVSPELWCLENPGVIAGVHRDYARAGSDAVYTCTFGANRLKLGQYGEHDVPAVNRSLALAAREAVRGKALVLGDIGPTGRFIQPFGDLDFEEAVSVFKEQVRGLLEGGVDGFVIETMMDIQEARAALIAVQETCDLFTMVTMTFERDGRTLNGTDPLTALVTLQALGAGAVGCNCSTGPDDMARFIAAMRPYAKVPLIAKPNAGLPRSSGGLTVYDMDGAEFARRAGALVGAGAAILGGCCGTTPTHVAALRKAVSRKKAPLPLRKSLAALSSARRTVVLDPGRPLVVIGEGINPTGKKALQEELREGKTALVRQMARDQEAAGADLLDVNVGVPGIDQEAAMRDVVLMLAAATELPLVIDSAKPEPIERALRVYPGRALINSISGETEKLRRLLPVAAKYGAMFILLPLTDRGIPETAEGRADVVRAVAREARRHGFTRDDVLVDGVVMTAASNPDAPRETLRTVRWASESFGTRTVVGLSNVSFGLPERRWVNAAFLAMASASGLTAAIANPASEELMFVKKAADVLGGRDRDAAGWIAHCAGRGAAARCAPAEPLPPGQRLRDAILEGNREAVGGLVTDCLKAGMDAAALAREIMIPAIVEVGERFGRKEYFLPQLIASGETMKIGMEALEPFLREASREAAGRGTVLIATVKGDIHDIGKNIVALMLRNHGYRVVDLGKDVASERIVREIERHRPHVVGLSALMTTTMTRMQEVIELARRQGQQCPFLVGGAVVTRAYADSIGAAYARDGVEAVRVVEGLIR; from the coding sequence ATGGCGAAGGGACAGCGGAAATTTCTCGACATCCTGGAGAGGCGGCCCCTGATCCTCGACGGGGCCACGGGCACGGAGCTTCAGAAGCGGGGGATGCCCCCAGGGGTCTCGCCGGAGCTGTGGTGCCTCGAAAACCCCGGGGTGATCGCGGGCGTACACCGCGACTACGCCCGGGCGGGCTCCGACGCGGTCTACACCTGCACCTTCGGGGCGAACCGCCTCAAGCTCGGCCAGTACGGCGAGCACGACGTCCCGGCCGTGAACCGCAGCCTCGCGCTCGCCGCACGGGAGGCCGTGAGGGGCAAGGCGCTGGTCCTAGGCGACATCGGCCCCACGGGCCGCTTCATCCAGCCCTTCGGGGATCTCGACTTCGAGGAGGCCGTCTCGGTCTTCAAGGAACAGGTCCGGGGGCTGCTCGAGGGCGGCGTCGACGGCTTCGTCATCGAGACGATGATGGACATCCAGGAGGCCCGCGCCGCGCTGATCGCCGTGCAGGAGACCTGCGACCTCTTCACGATGGTCACCATGACCTTCGAGCGCGACGGCCGGACGCTCAACGGGACGGACCCCCTGACGGCGCTCGTCACCCTGCAGGCCCTCGGCGCCGGGGCCGTGGGGTGCAACTGCTCCACGGGTCCCGACGACATGGCGCGCTTCATCGCGGCGATGCGCCCGTACGCGAAGGTGCCGCTGATCGCAAAGCCCAATGCCGGGCTGCCCCGCTCATCGGGCGGTCTCACCGTCTACGACATGGACGGCGCCGAGTTCGCCCGGCGCGCGGGGGCCCTCGTCGGCGCGGGCGCGGCAATCCTGGGCGGCTGCTGCGGGACGACGCCGACGCACGTGGCGGCCCTGAGAAAGGCCGTGTCCCGGAAGAAAGCGCCCCTCCCCCTGCGCAAGTCGCTCGCCGCCCTCAGCTCGGCCCGCAGGACGGTCGTCCTCGATCCGGGGAGGCCGCTTGTCGTCATCGGCGAGGGCATCAACCCGACGGGGAAGAAGGCCCTCCAGGAGGAGCTCCGGGAGGGCAAAACGGCGCTCGTGCGCCAGATGGCCCGCGACCAGGAGGCGGCCGGCGCCGACCTGCTGGACGTCAACGTCGGGGTCCCCGGCATCGACCAGGAAGCGGCCATGCGAGACGTCGTGCTGATGTTGGCGGCCGCGACGGAGCTGCCCCTCGTCATCGACTCGGCCAAGCCGGAGCCCATCGAGAGGGCCCTGCGCGTCTACCCGGGCCGGGCGCTCATCAACTCCATCTCGGGGGAGACGGAAAAGCTCAGGAGGCTCCTGCCCGTGGCGGCGAAGTACGGGGCCATGTTCATCCTGCTGCCGCTGACCGACAGGGGCATCCCCGAGACGGCCGAGGGGCGCGCCGACGTGGTGCGCGCCGTCGCGCGCGAGGCGCGCAGGCACGGCTTCACGCGCGATGACGTCCTCGTGGACGGCGTCGTCATGACGGCCGCCTCGAACCCGGACGCCCCCCGGGAGACGCTGCGCACCGTCCGCTGGGCGTCGGAGTCCTTCGGGACCCGCACGGTGGTGGGTCTCTCGAATGTCTCCTTCGGCCTGCCGGAGCGCCGGTGGGTGAACGCGGCCTTCCTGGCCATGGCCTCCGCGTCGGGCCTCACGGCGGCCATCGCCAACCCCGCGAGCGAAGAGCTCATGTTCGTCAAGAAGGCGGCCGACGTCCTCGGCGGCCGGGACCGCGACGCGGCGGGCTGGATCGCCCACTGCGCCGGGAGGGGCGCGGCGGCGAGATGCGCGCCCGCTGAGCCCCTGCCGCCCGGGCAGAGGCTCCGGGACGCGATCCTGGAGGGGAACCGGGAGGCCGTGGGCGGCCTCGTGACCGATTGCCTCAAGGCGGGGATGGACGCGGCGGCGCTCGCCCGGGAAATCATGATCCCGGCCATCGTCGAGGTGGGCGAGCGGTTCGGCCGCAAGGAGTACTTCCTGCCGCAGCTCATCGCGAGCGGCGAGACGATGAAGATCGGCATGGAGGCCCTCGAGCCCTTCCTGCGGGAGGCCTCACGGGAGGCGGCCGGCCGGGGGACGGTCCTCATCGCCACGGTCAAGGGCGACATCCACGACATCGGCAAGAACATCGTCGCCCTCATGCTGCGCAACCACGGCTACCGGGTCGTCGACCTGGGCAAGGACGTGGCCTCCGAGCGGATCGTCCGGGAGATCGAAAGGCACCGGCCGCACGTGGTGGGCCTCTCGGCCCTCATGACGACCACCATGACCCGGATGCAGGAGGTCATCGAGCTGGCCCGAAGGCAGGGCCAGCAGTGTCCCTTCCTCGTCGGCGGCGCCGTGGTGACCCGGGCCTACGCCGACTCGATCGGTGCCGCGTACGCCCGCGACGGGGTCGAGGCGGTGCGCGTCGTCGAGGGGCTGATCCGCTGA
- a CDS encoding diguanylate cyclase, with translation MKTVIVISRDVALTSTVESRIRHGYRVILFDRVQSAMGLICSTSPPDLVVLDVDPKDLVSVGALGQLKEDPMFRNLTVLAVLGDDDAFSQGDSLLFEDYIWRRALDREILRRVNLCILRSERIVEINPLTRLPGNISINREIQERLDRGEPFALAWADLDQFKPLNDKYGFSRGDDIIRITGRLILGAVKDKQRERSFVGHIGGDDFVYIMSPEAIEAASQELVTTFDQIIPGFYDAEDRERGCIRSVDRQGNERAFPLTSISIGITDTSAGPFSHFGEMTERASEMKKYAKQFPGSCFKWDRRKG, from the coding sequence ATGAAGACCGTCATCGTCATCTCCCGCGACGTGGCGCTCACGAGCACCGTGGAGAGCCGCATCCGGCACGGCTACCGGGTCATACTCTTCGACCGCGTCCAGTCGGCCATGGGGCTGATCTGCAGCACGAGCCCGCCCGACCTCGTCGTCCTCGACGTGGACCCCAAGGACCTCGTCTCCGTCGGCGCGCTCGGCCAGCTCAAGGAGGACCCCATGTTCCGCAACCTCACGGTGCTGGCCGTGCTGGGCGACGACGACGCCTTCTCGCAGGGGGACTCCCTGCTGTTCGAGGACTACATCTGGCGGCGGGCCCTGGACAGGGAGATCCTGCGGAGAGTCAACCTGTGCATCCTGCGCTCGGAGCGGATCGTGGAGATCAACCCCCTGACGCGGCTCCCCGGCAACATCTCCATCAACCGCGAGATCCAGGAGCGTCTCGACCGGGGGGAGCCCTTCGCGCTTGCCTGGGCGGACCTGGACCAGTTCAAGCCCCTGAACGACAAGTACGGCTTCTCCCGCGGCGACGACATCATCCGCATCACGGGCCGGCTCATTCTCGGCGCGGTGAAGGACAAGCAGCGCGAGCGCAGCTTCGTGGGCCACATCGGGGGCGACGACTTCGTCTACATCATGAGCCCCGAGGCCATCGAGGCCGCGTCGCAGGAGCTGGTGACCACCTTCGACCAGATCATCCCGGGCTTCTACGACGCCGAGGACCGCGAGCGGGGCTGCATCCGCTCGGTGGACCGGCAGGGAAACGAGAGGGCCTTCCCGCTCACGAGCATCTCCATCGGGATCACCGACACGTCCGCGGGGCCCTTCAGCCACTTCGGTGAGATGACGGAGCGGGCCTCGGAGATGAAAAAGTACGCCAAGCAGTTTCCGGGAAGCTGCTTCAAGTGGGACCGCCGGAAGGGCTGA
- the hpt gene encoding hypoxanthine phosphoribosyltransferase — protein sequence MEKLRMKILFSRDEIGRVVRDMAERISRDYEGKDLVVVCVLKGAFMFMADLVRHLKTPCVIDFVRLASYGSGTATSGKVLVTKDLETPIAGKDVLIVEDIVDTGITLDFLVRKLRDQNPRSLRVCALVDKKHRRKIDFTADYVGFDLDEGFILGYGIDFDEKARYLPDIYVLEE from the coding sequence ATGGAAAAGCTCCGGATGAAAATCCTCTTCTCCCGAGACGAGATCGGCCGGGTCGTCAGGGACATGGCGGAGAGGATTTCGCGGGACTACGAGGGGAAGGACCTCGTGGTGGTCTGCGTCCTCAAGGGCGCCTTCATGTTCATGGCGGACCTCGTGAGGCACCTCAAGACGCCCTGCGTCATCGATTTCGTCCGGCTCGCGAGCTACGGGTCCGGGACGGCCACCTCGGGCAAGGTCCTCGTCACGAAGGACCTCGAGACCCCCATCGCCGGCAAGGACGTCCTCATCGTGGAGGACATCGTCGACACGGGGATCACCCTGGACTTCCTGGTCAGAAAACTCAGGGACCAGAACCCCCGTTCCCTCAGGGTCTGCGCCCTGGTGGACAAGAAGCACCGCCGCAAGATCGATTTCACCGCCGATTACGTGGGCTTCGATCTCGACGAGGGGTTCATCCTCGGCTACGGGATCGACTTCGACGAGAAGGCCCGTTATCTGCCGGACATCTACGTGTTGGAGGAGTGA
- a CDS encoding DUF2344 domain-containing protein, with protein MSCNGPNRHLLEAFLALVEKPSRYIGGEANAADKDRSACRLSVALAFPDAYEVGMSHLGLQILYAILNAHPHICAERVYAPWPDMEARLREHGLPLATLESGTPLWAFDLIGFSLQYELSYTNVLTMLDLGGVPRRAKDRREGDPVVIAGGPCTFNPLPMAPFFDALVIGEGEEVISEIAEVLLRAREKGLRRAEVLERLGALDGLYVPALFRGGRVRKRIVADLDRWHHPLRPVVPLMNTIHDRISLEIARGCTRGCRFCQAGMVWRPVRERNPSTLLAMAEEALRATGYDEISLLSLSAGDYSRIEPLLGELMNRYSGRRVALGLPSLRVETLTPRLIEEIRRVRKTSFTIAPEAGTQRLRDIINKGNTEADLLETARRVFAGGWKSIKLYFMIGLPGEREEDLEGIADLAHRVMQEGRGRQVNVGLSTLVPKPHTPFQWVRQIGLEETLAAQGFLKRRLANRNISFKWHDARMSLLEGLFSRGDERLADLVEQAWSLGARFDGWSDRFLFERWEEALRQAGIRLEDHLRGRGTAEPLPWEVVDAGLDREFLLDEYEKSVRGEATPDCRREGCRGCGVCDGTLVAIREAEGAADGPVPGAAGAAPAAGVPAVSRWRLVFAKTGMSRFLSHLEVSSALTRAVKRSGLALRYSEGFHPHPKISFPFATAVGMESLEELADIQLEGGIGDVSKAAERINAALPRGLEVRRIERLGGGEAAVAKLVRGFRYRVSLPPGCAAKDLEERIARFLASPSVIVEREGRQGVSRKDVRPYVEGIVLDRGAGVLEMGLRFADGKTARPAEILGRALGLDDEVVRGLRIVKTRTILEGDGGRAE; from the coding sequence ATGTCCTGCAACGGACCGAATCGGCATCTGCTCGAGGCCTTTCTGGCCCTCGTCGAGAAACCGAGCCGCTACATCGGCGGCGAGGCCAACGCCGCGGACAAGGACCGCTCCGCCTGCCGCCTGAGCGTCGCCCTGGCCTTCCCGGACGCCTACGAGGTGGGCATGTCCCACCTGGGCCTGCAGATCCTCTATGCCATCCTGAACGCCCACCCGCACATCTGCGCCGAGCGCGTCTACGCCCCGTGGCCGGACATGGAGGCGAGGCTGCGGGAGCATGGGCTGCCGCTCGCGACGCTCGAGTCCGGCACGCCGCTTTGGGCCTTCGACCTCATCGGCTTCTCCCTGCAGTACGAGCTGTCCTACACGAACGTGCTGACCATGCTCGACCTCGGCGGGGTGCCCCGGCGCGCGAAGGACCGGCGCGAGGGGGACCCGGTCGTGATCGCCGGGGGGCCCTGCACGTTCAACCCGCTGCCCATGGCCCCCTTCTTCGATGCCCTCGTCATCGGCGAGGGGGAGGAGGTGATCTCCGAGATCGCCGAGGTCCTCCTGCGGGCCAGGGAGAAGGGGCTGCGTCGCGCGGAGGTCCTGGAGCGCCTCGGCGCCCTCGACGGCCTTTATGTCCCGGCCCTGTTCCGGGGAGGCCGGGTGCGCAAGCGCATCGTCGCCGATCTCGACCGGTGGCACCACCCGCTGCGGCCCGTCGTCCCCCTCATGAACACGATCCACGACCGCATCTCCCTCGAGATCGCCCGGGGGTGCACCCGGGGATGCCGGTTCTGCCAGGCGGGGATGGTGTGGCGGCCGGTGCGGGAGCGCAACCCCTCGACGCTGCTCGCGATGGCCGAGGAGGCCCTCCGGGCGACGGGCTACGACGAGATCTCGCTGCTGTCGCTCAGCGCCGGCGACTACTCGCGGATCGAGCCGCTGCTGGGCGAGCTGATGAACCGCTACAGCGGCCGGCGGGTCGCCCTGGGGCTGCCGTCGCTTCGCGTCGAGACACTGACCCCGAGGCTCATCGAGGAGATCCGCCGGGTGCGCAAGACGAGCTTCACCATCGCCCCCGAGGCCGGGACGCAGAGGCTGCGCGACATCATCAACAAGGGCAACACCGAGGCGGACCTCCTCGAGACGGCCCGGCGCGTCTTCGCGGGCGGGTGGAAGTCCATCAAGCTCTACTTCATGATCGGCCTGCCCGGCGAGCGCGAGGAGGATCTCGAGGGGATCGCCGACCTGGCCCACCGCGTCATGCAGGAGGGCAGGGGGCGGCAGGTCAACGTGGGGCTCTCCACGCTGGTCCCCAAGCCGCACACGCCCTTCCAGTGGGTCCGGCAGATCGGCCTCGAGGAAACGCTGGCGGCGCAGGGGTTTCTCAAGCGCCGCCTGGCGAACCGCAACATCAGCTTCAAGTGGCACGACGCCCGGATGAGCCTCCTGGAGGGGCTCTTCTCGCGGGGCGACGAGCGGCTCGCGGATCTGGTCGAACAGGCCTGGTCGCTCGGCGCCCGGTTCGACGGGTGGAGCGACCGTTTCCTCTTCGAGCGCTGGGAGGAGGCCCTCCGGCAAGCGGGCATCCGCCTCGAGGATCACCTGCGCGGGCGGGGCACGGCGGAGCCGCTGCCCTGGGAGGTGGTCGATGCCGGGCTCGACAGGGAATTCCTGCTCGACGAGTACGAGAAATCCGTCCGGGGCGAGGCGACCCCGGACTGCCGCCGCGAGGGCTGCCGGGGCTGCGGGGTCTGCGACGGCACGCTCGTCGCCATCCGGGAGGCCGAAGGGGCCGCCGACGGCCCGGTGCCCGGGGCCGCCGGTGCGGCGCCGGCGGCCGGCGTGCCTGCGGTTTCGCGCTGGCGGCTCGTCTTTGCCAAGACGGGAATGTCGCGGTTCCTCTCCCACCTTGAGGTCTCCTCGGCCCTGACCCGCGCCGTCAAGCGCAGCGGCCTCGCCCTTCGATACTCGGAGGGGTTCCATCCGCACCCGAAGATCTCCTTTCCCTTCGCCACGGCCGTGGGGATGGAGAGCCTCGAGGAGCTTGCCGACATCCAGCTCGAGGGCGGGATCGGCGACGTCTCAAAGGCCGCGGAGCGGATCAACGCCGCCCTCCCCCGGGGGCTCGAGGTCCGGCGGATCGAGCGCCTCGGCGGCGGCGAGGCGGCCGTGGCGAAGCTCGTCAGGGGGTTTCGCTACCGCGTGTCCCTGCCCCCCGGCTGCGCCGCGAAGGACCTGGAGGAGCGCATCGCCCGTTTCCTCGCGTCGCCTTCCGTGATCGTGGAGCGCGAGGGACGGCAGGGGGTTTCGCGCAAGGATGTGCGTCCCTACGTGGAGGGGATTGTGCTGGACCGCGGTGCCGGCGTCCTGGAGATGGGCCTGCGGTTTGCCGACGGCAAGACCGCGCGGCCGGCCGAGATCCTCGGCCGCGCCCTCGGCCTGGACGACGAGGTCGTCCGGGGCCTGCGGATCGTCAAGACGCGGACCATCCTGGAGGGCGACGGGGGGCGGGCGGAATAG
- the rpmA gene encoding 50S ribosomal protein L27, whose translation MAHKKGQGSSRNGRDSNAQRRGVKVFGGETVSAGSILVRQLGTKIHPGRNVGIGKDYTIFAKIDGVVKFERLGKDRKKVSVYAS comes from the coding sequence ATGGCACACAAGAAAGGCCAGGGCAGCAGCCGCAACGGAAGAGACAGCAACGCCCAGCGCAGGGGGGTCAAGGTGTTCGGCGGCGAAACCGTCAGCGCCGGCTCCATTCTCGTCCGCCAGCTCGGCACGAAGATCCACCCGGGACGCAACGTCGGCATCGGCAAGGATTATACGATTTTCGCCAAGATCGACGGCGTCGTGAAATTCGAGCGCTTAGGGAAGGACCGCAAGAAGGTCAGCGTGTACGCGTCCTAG
- a CDS encoding DUF3426 domain-containing protein, which translates to MIIQCKQCATKFRFNDELMTGDGVWVRCGRCGHEFFEINTKRESFVPPMGPARTAGEEMPAPREVKAEPPPEAPVPKAAATPEPAPAAAARTPAGADAMPDVPKALPAEEEPEEEEAEEEEPRRGFWTPSRIVVYSILVLLVVTGVYLWLFPQMGREVLNYAYPGSGDRVFGPAPKPAAATAPGGINFAEVKERFTKSTASGDLLVISGLAVNEFDHPVARIRLKGKILDNTGKVLGEIESYAGNLLTDEELNRLTDREILAELQRQEGSDMPNSNIRTRASIPFMIVFANPPKEVDEYIIELSGVERSAASN; encoded by the coding sequence ATGATCATCCAGTGCAAACAGTGCGCGACGAAATTTCGGTTCAACGACGAGCTGATGACGGGCGACGGGGTCTGGGTGCGATGCGGCCGATGCGGTCACGAGTTCTTCGAAATCAACACGAAAAGAGAATCCTTCGTTCCCCCGATGGGTCCCGCCCGCACCGCCGGGGAGGAAATGCCGGCTCCCCGGGAGGTCAAGGCGGAGCCGCCCCCGGAAGCGCCCGTCCCAAAGGCGGCCGCCACACCGGAGCCGGCGCCCGCGGCGGCGGCCCGCACCCCGGCCGGCGCTGACGCGATGCCGGACGTGCCGAAGGCCCTGCCGGCGGAGGAAGAGCCGGAAGAGGAAGAGGCGGAGGAGGAAGAGCCGCGCAGGGGCTTCTGGACGCCCTCCCGCATCGTCGTCTACAGCATCCTGGTCCTTCTCGTCGTCACCGGCGTCTACCTGTGGCTCTTCCCCCAGATGGGGCGGGAAGTCTTGAACTACGCCTACCCCGGATCGGGGGACCGGGTGTTCGGGCCCGCCCCGAAGCCGGCCGCCGCCACCGCGCCCGGGGGGATCAACTTTGCCGAGGTCAAGGAGCGCTTCACCAAGAGCACGGCATCGGGGGATCTGCTCGTCATCTCGGGCCTCGCCGTGAACGAGTTCGATCACCCCGTGGCCCGGATCAGGCTCAAGGGCAAAATCCTGGACAACACCGGCAAGGTGCTCGGGGAGATCGAGAGTTATGCGGGCAACCTCCTGACCGACGAGGAGCTCAACCGGCTCACCGACAGGGAGATCCTCGCGGAGCTGCAGAGGCAGGAAGGGAGCGACATGCCGAACTCGAACATCCGCACGCGGGCCAGCATCCCCTTCATGATCGTGTTCGCGAACCCCCCCAAGGAGGTCGATGAATACATCATCGAGCTCTCGGGGGTCGAGCGGAGCGCCGCCTCGAATTGA
- the pyrE gene encoding orotate phosphoribosyltransferase, with product MDHAAMKERLARVILEKSFKYSDNPPFTLASGRKSNYYFNCKPTTLDPEGMNLIGHLLFDMIGDLDVTAAGGLTLGADPMANALSVISFQRGRPVKSFIVRKETKDHGTKSRIEGNVKAGESVVILDDVITTGGSTLAAIAAAREAGLNVRRVIALIDREEGGRENIEKEVSDVRAVLTRTEVMAYYSGKAG from the coding sequence ATGGACCACGCCGCGATGAAGGAGAGACTCGCCAGGGTCATCTTGGAGAAGTCTTTCAAATACAGCGACAATCCTCCCTTCACCCTGGCCTCGGGGAGGAAGAGCAACTATTACTTCAACTGCAAGCCCACGACCCTCGACCCGGAGGGGATGAACCTCATCGGGCATCTCCTCTTCGACATGATCGGGGACCTCGACGTGACGGCGGCAGGCGGGCTTACGCTGGGGGCCGACCCGATGGCCAATGCGCTGTCGGTCATCTCCTTCCAGCGCGGCAGGCCCGTCAAGTCCTTCATCGTGCGCAAGGAAACCAAGGACCACGGGACGAAGAGCCGGATCGAGGGGAACGTCAAGGCGGGGGAGAGCGTCGTCATCCTCGACGACGTCATCACCACCGGCGGCTCCACGCTTGCGGCCATTGCGGCCGCCCGCGAGGCGGGGCTCAACGTCAGGCGGGTCATCGCCCTCATCGACCGCGAGGAGGGCGGCAGGGAAAACATCGAAAAAGAGGTCAGCGATGTCAGGGCCGTGCTGACGAGGACGGAAGTCATGGCCTACTACAGCGGCAAGGCAGGTTGA
- a CDS encoding methionine synthase, translating into MDRLITFERIPIEPPLKAIYRRLGFRKGRTRMRPDEARALDDRIGQARALITLKGAARRLPILSKDARRIRLPGDSILESAQLAALLADSREVILLGATAGPAVIEAIQRDTAHGNLTRAVVFDATASEMVDAALDWMETFFGRELRREGRRLTKSRFSCGYGDLALENQKLFHELLELGRLGVELTEHYVLVPEKSVTAVAGVETIG; encoded by the coding sequence ATGGACCGGCTGATCACCTTCGAACGAATCCCCATCGAGCCGCCGCTCAAGGCGATCTACCGCAGGCTGGGGTTCCGGAAGGGACGCACCCGGATGCGGCCCGATGAGGCCAGGGCCCTGGACGACCGGATCGGGCAGGCCCGGGCACTCATCACCCTGAAAGGGGCCGCGAGGCGGCTCCCCATCCTCTCCAAGGACGCACGGCGGATCCGGCTTCCCGGCGATTCCATCCTGGAGAGTGCCCAGCTGGCCGCCCTGCTGGCGGACTCGCGGGAAGTCATCCTCCTGGGGGCCACGGCCGGCCCGGCCGTGATCGAGGCCATCCAGCGCGACACGGCGCACGGCAACCTCACGCGCGCCGTCGTCTTCGACGCCACGGCCAGCGAGATGGTCGACGCCGCCCTGGACTGGATGGAGACCTTCTTCGGGCGGGAGCTCAGGCGCGAGGGGCGGCGGCTGACGAAGAGCCGATTTTCCTGCGGCTACGGGGACCTGGCGCTGGAAAACCAGAAACTCTTCCACGAGCTGCTCGAACTCGGGCGTCTCGGCGTCGAGCTGACGGAGCATTACGTTCTCGTGCCCGAGAAGTCCGTCACGGCCGTGGCGGGGGTCGAGACGATCGGCTGA
- the rplU gene encoding 50S ribosomal protein L21, with product MYAVIRTGGKQHRVSEGDVLRVEKLEGLKGDTVVFEEVLMVSKEDQTRVGTPVVAGARVVGEIVRQGKGPKIIIFKKKRRKGYLKKTGHRQPLTEVRIKEISL from the coding sequence ATGTACGCAGTGATCAGAACGGGCGGAAAACAGCACAGGGTCTCCGAGGGGGACGTCCTGCGGGTGGAAAAGCTCGAGGGCCTCAAGGGCGACACCGTGGTGTTCGAGGAGGTCCTGATGGTCTCGAAGGAGGACCAGACCCGCGTGGGCACCCCGGTCGTCGCGGGCGCCAGGGTCGTCGGCGAGATCGTCCGCCAGGGCAAGGGCCCCAAGATCATCATCTTCAAGAAGAAGCGCCGCAAGGGGTATCTGAAGAAGACGGGGCACCGGCAGCCTCTCACCGAGGTCCGGATCAAGGAAATATCGCTGTAA
- a CDS encoding HDOD domain-containing protein, with amino-acid sequence MASMDPKALRSRVENISSIPTIPSVLKQLSAIIENPKISLNEISHFVSQDPALTTKILQMVNSALYGFPGRISSVNHAVMLLGLNVVKGLLLSVSVFEIMHKAMIGLREHSIGVAIASKVLGRKKGLKEPEEVFVAGLLHDVGKVILTLAWPEEYEKTVRDAEEAGIVIFDAERGRFSETHAAVAGWLAEKWHFPRKLCECIANHHRPQVSTLAPLETAIVHTADVIVKARGIGYSGDRLVPEVNPKAWEALALSEADLKEILKELEDSVEQTEEEFRA; translated from the coding sequence ATGGCTAGCATGGACCCCAAGGCCCTCCGGAGCCGGGTGGAAAACATCAGCTCCATCCCCACGATCCCCAGCGTGCTGAAGCAGCTGTCGGCGATCATCGAGAACCCCAAGATATCCCTCAATGAAATCAGCCACTTCGTGTCCCAGGACCCCGCGCTGACGACCAAGATCCTCCAGATGGTGAACTCGGCCCTCTACGGGTTCCCGGGCCGGATCTCGTCGGTCAACCACGCCGTCATGCTGCTGGGCCTCAACGTGGTGAAGGGGCTGCTGCTGAGCGTGTCGGTCTTCGAGATCATGCACAAGGCGATGATCGGGCTTCGGGAGCACTCGATCGGGGTCGCCATCGCCTCGAAGGTCCTGGGCCGCAAGAAGGGCCTCAAGGAGCCGGAGGAGGTCTTCGTGGCGGGTCTGCTGCACGACGTGGGCAAGGTCATCCTCACCCTCGCCTGGCCCGAGGAGTACGAGAAGACGGTCAGGGACGCCGAGGAAGCGGGGATCGTCATCTTCGACGCCGAGCGCGGCCGCTTCTCGGAGACCCATGCCGCCGTGGCGGGCTGGCTGGCGGAAAAATGGCACTTCCCCCGGAAGCTCTGCGAGTGCATCGCAAACCACCACCGGCCCCAGGTCTCGACGCTGGCGCCCCTCGAGACGGCCATCGTCCACACGGCCGACGTGATCGTGAAGGCCCGGGGCATCGGGTATTCGGGCGACCGCCTCGTCCCCGAGGTGAACCCCAAGGCCTGGGAGGCCCTGGCCCTGTCGGAAGCGGACCTGAAGGAAATCCTCAAGGAGCTGGAGGATTCCGTCGAGCAGACGGAAGAGGAGTTCAGGGCATAA